A region of Myxococcus stipitatus DSM 14675 DNA encodes the following proteins:
- a CDS encoding ABC transporter permease, which translates to MVGLLAAGSATLLTLGFAFLAGVEEGTRHSLIESGTGHLQLYHSKSRGVPTVVMDHGDAPELQPLPDFPAIEARLKAVEGVREVVPMEVGWSSVFRGNYLDEKLAVVRAVAREPASASRDARLERLASELEQTLKDVVRDDGRRAEAFSFLGEAEAREDQRALEEVGTPEFWARFRAAPLEVLEYLENRVARQVGEGESTGMEYLASDLEQFPRAFPRFELVSGSLPPPGQRGLLLGQGLYEQSFKIPVAALLDEVQRERKAGATFAQDEALRTRAARCVAELPDLLARLDAERARALVVALSKLLGHDGALDVLLREFLTLTDENFDTRYEQFQRELAPLLPLYRVRPGDTLVVMGTEGAFGRINVPVKVWGTFRFRGLGGDASRVNTLGLMDLVTARFLAGRRITSESEEVRRDVESLGMSQPLVTGDLTLQAAGIVEEEAAPVQPTSPEVPVAKASEAWPEHFTAVEQRGVSVLQAALVLAPDAEPEAVAARIADMAAKEGLPVATVDWSVAGGMLAGGVGIARVVLLAIAALMSLFIVLVSASTLLLLARERVGEVGTMRALGMQRRQVFQVLLTEGLMLGVVGAGMGLALGTAVLLLLVGEGVGIHDESLQFFMGGTVLKPRLTAGSVVGIGVGVLAVVVAAALVPAWRGGKVSPIVAMLKRED; encoded by the coding sequence GTGGTCGGCCTCCTCGCGGCGGGGAGCGCGACCCTGCTCACCCTGGGGTTCGCCTTCCTGGCGGGAGTCGAGGAGGGGACGCGGCACAGCCTCATCGAGAGCGGGACGGGGCACCTGCAGCTGTATCACTCCAAGTCTCGAGGTGTGCCCACGGTGGTGATGGACCACGGCGACGCGCCGGAGCTCCAGCCCCTGCCGGACTTCCCCGCCATCGAGGCGCGCCTGAAGGCCGTGGAGGGCGTGCGCGAGGTCGTCCCCATGGAGGTGGGGTGGAGCTCGGTGTTCCGAGGCAACTACCTGGATGAAAAGCTGGCGGTGGTGCGCGCGGTGGCGCGAGAGCCGGCCTCCGCGTCGCGCGATGCGCGGCTGGAGCGGCTGGCGTCGGAGCTGGAGCAGACGCTGAAGGACGTCGTGCGTGATGACGGCCGCCGGGCTGAGGCCTTCTCGTTCCTGGGGGAGGCGGAGGCGCGCGAGGACCAGCGGGCGCTGGAGGAGGTCGGGACGCCCGAGTTCTGGGCTCGCTTCCGCGCCGCGCCCCTGGAGGTGCTCGAGTACCTGGAGAACCGCGTCGCCCGGCAGGTGGGCGAGGGCGAGTCCACGGGCATGGAGTACCTGGCCTCGGACCTGGAGCAGTTTCCCCGAGCCTTCCCGCGCTTCGAGCTGGTGAGCGGAAGCCTGCCGCCTCCTGGACAGCGGGGCCTGCTGCTGGGGCAGGGGCTCTACGAGCAGTCCTTCAAGATTCCCGTCGCGGCGCTGCTCGACGAGGTCCAGCGCGAGCGGAAGGCGGGGGCCACCTTCGCCCAGGACGAGGCGCTGCGCACGCGGGCGGCGCGCTGCGTGGCGGAGCTGCCGGACCTCCTGGCGAGGCTCGACGCGGAGCGCGCTCGCGCCCTGGTGGTGGCGCTCTCGAAGCTCCTGGGACATGACGGCGCGCTGGACGTGCTGCTGCGCGAGTTCCTCACGCTGACCGACGAGAACTTCGACACGCGCTACGAGCAGTTCCAGCGGGAGCTGGCGCCGCTCTTGCCTTTGTATCGGGTCCGTCCTGGGGACACGTTGGTGGTGATGGGCACGGAGGGCGCGTTCGGCCGCATCAACGTGCCGGTGAAGGTGTGGGGTACCTTCCGTTTCCGAGGGCTCGGTGGCGACGCCAGCCGGGTGAACACGCTGGGGTTGATGGACCTGGTGACGGCGAGGTTCCTCGCGGGCCGACGCATCACCTCCGAGTCGGAGGAGGTCCGTCGGGACGTGGAGTCGCTGGGGATGTCCCAGCCGCTGGTGACGGGGGACCTCACGCTCCAGGCCGCGGGCATCGTCGAGGAGGAGGCGGCGCCGGTGCAGCCCACGAGCCCGGAGGTGCCTGTCGCGAAGGCGTCGGAGGCCTGGCCCGAGCACTTCACGGCCGTCGAGCAGCGCGGCGTCAGCGTGCTCCAGGCCGCGCTGGTGTTGGCGCCCGACGCGGAGCCGGAGGCCGTGGCCGCGCGCATCGCCGACATGGCCGCGAAGGAGGGACTCCCGGTGGCCACGGTGGACTGGTCCGTGGCGGGCGGGATGCTGGCGGGCGGCGTCGGCATCGCGCGGGTGGTGCTGTTGGCCATCGCCGCGCTGATGTCGCTCTTCATCGTGCTGGTCTCCGCCTCCACGCTGTTGCTGCTGGCGCGGGAGCGGGTGGGCGAGGTGGGGACGATGCGGGCGCTGGGCATGCAGCGGCGGCAGGTCTTCCAGGTGCTCCTGACCGAGGGGCTGATGCTGGGCGTGGTGGGCGCGGGCATGGGCCTGGCGTTGGGCACGGCGGTGCTGCTGCTGCTCGTGGGGGAGGGCGTGGGGATTCACGACGAATCGCTCCAGTTCTTCATGGGCGGCACCGTGTTGAAGCCGAGGCTGACCGCTGGGAGCGTGGTGGGGATTGGGGTGGGAGTGCTCGCCGTCGTCGTGGCCGCGGCGCTGGTGCCCGCGTGGCGCGGCGGCAAGGTCTCTCCCATCGTGGCCATGTTGAAGAGGGAGGACTGA
- a CDS encoding ABC transporter permease — translation MFVLFQMALRNLRAHRERALLLFLVVAGASGVLVMSMALTAGVAAAHREATTTFLSGEVNVGGYFKVHPDSVAPVMGSAGKVREVLTPLVPEGCHLRERGRGRATVGVARRRYSSFLVSLDVAGEKQALESILMKEGSLGALARPRTIVLSTAMAERLKVGVGDMATLFTESIGTLRRNALDVEVVAIMQGAGLLGSSSGILVSNTTLGELQGYRAGAAGVLQLECLASTGGGRDLNAMGDSWRQALRSSGFEVLPAMNKAYGDKLAPMLREGWRGQRLDVSTWEDESWFLRFITDGLGALTVLLGLIMLAVVVVGLFMAQSVAVRERTREIGTLRAMGLQRPLVAVLFMTEGLLLGALGSVSGAVAALGACVLLRDAIPLPGPLADFFFSPHLPLAASVGSAVVAVVLVTFCASLAVLVPSLRAAWLSPRSAMESL, via the coding sequence ATGTTCGTCTTGTTCCAGATGGCGTTGCGCAACCTCCGCGCTCACCGGGAGCGGGCGCTGTTGTTGTTCCTGGTGGTGGCGGGAGCCAGCGGCGTGCTGGTGATGTCGATGGCGCTGACGGCGGGTGTCGCCGCCGCGCATCGAGAGGCCACCACCACCTTCCTGAGCGGCGAGGTCAACGTCGGGGGCTACTTCAAGGTCCACCCCGACAGCGTCGCCCCGGTGATGGGGTCCGCGGGGAAGGTGCGCGAGGTCCTCACGCCGCTGGTGCCGGAGGGCTGTCACCTGCGCGAGCGGGGACGGGGCCGCGCCACGGTGGGCGTGGCCCGCAGGCGCTACTCGTCCTTCCTCGTCTCGCTGGACGTGGCGGGCGAGAAGCAGGCGCTGGAGTCCATCCTCATGAAGGAGGGGAGCCTCGGCGCGCTCGCCCGGCCCAGGACCATCGTGCTCTCCACGGCCATGGCCGAGCGCCTGAAGGTGGGCGTGGGCGACATGGCCACGCTCTTCACGGAGTCCATCGGAACGCTGCGTCGCAACGCGCTGGACGTGGAGGTGGTGGCCATCATGCAGGGCGCGGGACTGCTGGGGAGTTCCTCGGGCATCCTCGTCTCGAACACCACCCTGGGGGAGCTGCAGGGCTACCGCGCCGGCGCGGCGGGGGTGCTGCAACTCGAGTGTCTCGCCAGCACCGGTGGAGGACGGGACCTGAACGCGATGGGGGACTCCTGGCGGCAGGCGCTGCGCTCCTCGGGCTTCGAGGTGCTCCCCGCCATGAACAAGGCCTATGGCGACAAGCTCGCCCCGATGCTGCGCGAGGGCTGGCGTGGACAGCGCCTGGACGTCTCCACGTGGGAGGACGAGTCCTGGTTCCTGCGCTTCATCACGGATGGGCTGGGCGCGCTGACGGTGCTGCTGGGCCTCATCATGCTCGCGGTGGTCGTCGTGGGGCTCTTCATGGCGCAGAGTGTCGCCGTGCGGGAGCGGACGCGGGAGATTGGCACCCTGCGCGCCATGGGGTTGCAGCGTCCGCTGGTGGCGGTGCTCTTCATGACCGAGGGCCTGCTGTTGGGCGCCCTGGGCTCGGTGAGCGGCGCCGTGGCGGCGCTGGGCGCGTGTGTGCTGCTGCGCGATGCCATCCCCCTTCCGGGGCCCCTGGCCGACTTCTTCTTCAGTCCCCACCTGCCGCTCGCGGCCAGTGTGGGGAGCGCCGTGGTCGCGGTGGTGCTCGTCACGTTCTGTGCGTCGCTCGCGGTGTTGGTACCCTCGCTCCGAGCTGCCTGGCTGTCCCCTCGTTCCGCCATGGAGTCGCTGTGA
- a CDS encoding outer membrane lipoprotein-sorting protein, translating into MLASTFRVLPVLALLVAPLLAGAEPEAKPSPEEVLRRIDDRMSFQSDYRGTVRLRELRKDGTENLIELEVYRRDTTRDLLIYVTKPRHLAGGGYLRMGRNLWEYEPSTGQWQRTTQRGNIISTVSCEEDFDRSRLAENYDAKDEGEDVVKGVTFRKLHLTAKEGAQPSYLQLRIWVDPSFNIVKRVGYAPSGRVLRTDIIRSYQSVKDPIAGKVVYPYKEVLEVEEASGSQFTVRYDNVTLQPLSPNMFTKTWLEGRFR; encoded by the coding sequence ATGCTCGCATCGACGTTCCGCGTCCTGCCCGTTCTCGCCCTGCTTGTCGCTCCTTTGCTGGCGGGGGCTGAACCCGAGGCGAAGCCGTCCCCGGAGGAGGTCCTTCGTCGCATCGACGACCGCATGTCCTTCCAGAGCGACTACCGGGGGACGGTGCGGCTCCGGGAGCTGCGCAAGGACGGGACGGAGAACCTGATTGAGCTGGAGGTCTACCGGCGCGACACGACCCGGGACCTGCTCATCTACGTCACCAAGCCGCGCCACCTGGCCGGCGGCGGCTACCTGCGCATGGGGCGCAACCTGTGGGAGTACGAGCCCTCGACGGGGCAGTGGCAGCGGACCACCCAGCGGGGGAACATCATCAGCACCGTGTCCTGTGAGGAGGACTTCGACCGCTCCCGGCTCGCGGAGAACTACGACGCGAAGGACGAGGGCGAGGACGTCGTGAAGGGCGTCACCTTCCGGAAGCTCCACCTCACCGCGAAGGAAGGCGCCCAGCCCTCCTACCTCCAGCTTCGCATCTGGGTGGACCCGTCCTTCAACATCGTCAAGCGCGTGGGGTACGCGCCCTCGGGCCGCGTCCTGCGCACGGACATCATCCGCAGCTATCAGTCGGTGAAGGACCCCATCGCGGGCAAGGTCGTCTATCCGTACAAGGAAGTGCTGGAGGTCGAGGAGGCCTCGGGCTCGCAGTTCACCGTGCGCTACGACAACGTGACGCTGCAGCCCTTGAGCCCGAACATGTTCACCAAGACGTGGCTGGAGGGACGCTTCCGCTGA